In Mycoplasma sp. Mirounga ES2805-ORL, a single window of DNA contains:
- a CDS encoding MMB_0454 family protein has product MQYVAINCGLNQTISVNKETLVQIATDAVKETKYVKIHGEPRISFNKDQSNCSFAIDVKIKSGAALGQTINSLINEISKRYETLLEMKPENISVSFISNY; this is encoded by the coding sequence ATGCAATATGTAGCTATTAATTGTGGATTAAATCAAACAATTAGTGTTAATAAAGAAACTCTTGTTCAAATAGCAACCGATGCTGTTAAAGAAACAAAATATGTGAAGATTCATGGGGAACCTAGAATCAGTTTTAACAAGGATCAAAGTAACTGCTCATTTGCTATTGATGTAAAAATAAAAAGTGGAGCAGCACTAGGTCAAACTATTAATAGTTTAATAAACGAAATTAGCAAAAGATATGAAACATTATTAGAAATGAAACCAGAAAACATAAGTGTTAGTTTCATATCTAATTATTAA
- the efp gene encoding elongation factor P, translating into MINVNTFKPGITFQDEDEIFVVLEAQHSKQGRGQANVKAKVKNLRTGAITIKSYTGGVMVKKAHIDKRPMNFLYNDGENIVLMDNETYEQIEIPLSKLQWEMNFLVEGMKVQIRKFEEEVLDIEIDTNITLKVIEAPDAVKGNTTTNPQKRIKVETGYELDAPMFIKENDFVIVSTETGKYVGKGNK; encoded by the coding sequence ATGATTAATGTAAACACATTTAAACCAGGAATTACATTCCAAGATGAAGATGAAATTTTTGTTGTTTTAGAAGCACAACACTCAAAGCAAGGTCGTGGTCAAGCGAATGTTAAAGCTAAAGTAAAAAATTTAAGAACAGGAGCTATAACAATTAAAAGTTACACAGGCGGTGTAATGGTTAAAAAAGCTCATATAGATAAAAGACCTATGAATTTTTTATATAACGATGGAGAAAACATTGTTTTAATGGATAATGAAACATATGAACAAATTGAAATACCTCTTTCAAAACTTCAATGAGAAATGAATTTTTTAGTTGAAGGAATGAAGGTTCAAATTAGAAAATTTGAGGAAGAAGTTTTAGATATCGAAATCGATACAAATATTACTTTAAAAGTTATTGAAGCACCTGATGCAGTTAAAGGAAACACAACAACAAACCCTCAAAAAAGAATTAAAGTTGAGACTGGCTATGAATTAGACGCCCCTATGTTTATCAAGGAAAATGACTTTGTTATTGTTTCAACTGAAACCGGTAAATACGTTGGTAAAGGAAATAAATAA
- a CDS encoding phosphotransacetylase: MNFIKILKNRIDTIDKKIKIALIDGDDPRMIEAATKLKKYKFLELTLLIENEIKDKSGLNFINIKNDSTRIQDLENKYFEIRAPKDMAKGKSENDVRNEAKKLIATRPYFAATMLANNDVDGVVGGLLYPTSDILMSAFKIVGPKANQSLISSVMIMHKDEETSFFSDISVNPKPKIDDLAQIGLNAAEFTKSFGIDPRLAFLSFSTSGSAVNESTTIVKLATNQFNEKYIGVKALGEIQLDAAIDLNIRKAKYKDNSYEETANTLIFPDLNSGNIGYKLVQRFGGYGAIGPIIVGANKPINDLSRGSTVDDIINTVLITALQTQGENNE, encoded by the coding sequence ATGAATTTCATAAAAATCTTAAAAAATAGAATAGACACAATTGATAAGAAAATTAAAATAGCCTTAATTGATGGTGATGATCCAAGAATGATAGAAGCAGCAACAAAACTTAAAAAATATAAATTTTTAGAGTTAACACTACTTATTGAAAATGAAATAAAAGATAAATCTGGTTTAAACTTTATCAATATAAAAAACGACTCTACTAGAATACAAGATCTAGAAAATAAATACTTTGAAATAAGAGCGCCAAAAGACATGGCCAAAGGAAAATCTGAAAATGATGTAAGAAATGAAGCTAAAAAGTTGATTGCAACTAGACCATACTTTGCAGCAACAATGTTAGCAAATAATGATGTGGATGGAGTTGTTGGTGGTCTTTTATACCCTACAAGTGATATTTTAATGTCTGCTTTTAAAATTGTGGGACCTAAGGCAAATCAATCTTTAATATCATCTGTCATGATTATGCATAAAGATGAAGAAACATCATTCTTTAGCGACATATCAGTAAATCCAAAACCAAAAATTGATGATCTTGCTCAAATCGGATTGAATGCAGCTGAATTTACAAAATCATTTGGAATTGATCCAAGATTGGCATTTTTGTCTTTCTCAACTAGCGGTTCAGCAGTCAATGAATCTACAACTATAGTTAAATTAGCAACAAATCAGTTTAACGAGAAATATATCGGTGTTAAAGCTTTGGGTGAAATTCAATTAGATGCAGCTATTGATTTAAATATTAGAAAGGCAAAATATAAAGATAATTCATACGAAGAAACTGCTAATACTTTAATATTTCCAGATTTAAACTCAGGAAACATAGGATATAAATTAGTCCAACGCTTTGGCGGCTATGGAGCAATAGGCCCAATAATTGTCGGAGCAAATAAACCAATAAATGATTTATCAAGAGGTTCGACAGTTGATGATATTATTAATACTGTTTTAATAACCGCATTACAAACACAAGGAGAAAACAATGAATAA
- a CDS encoding acetate/propionate family kinase: MNKKVLVINAGSSSIKLSLFEKDNLKLIANGLAERIGLENGLIKIKYNGNEHIKNVDMPNHKIGVKHILELMEEIKLITDINEIEIIGFRVVHGGDFFKSAIRIGEDEITKITQASIYAPLHNPGSLQAIRAFQEVMPNAKLSATFDTSFHTTIPEVNSIYPIPYEWTKKFSIKRYGAHGISHDFITQKLEEILKKESVNFVNLHIGNGASLCAVKDSKSIDTTMGLTPLAGVMMGTRSGDIDPSIHEFIANELKLNIKEITSELNKKSGLLGVSGVSNDMRDIIQAIQDGNRQAQFAFDLYAQKIIDYTALYLNKIGPNVDAIVFTAGVGENTPELRQKVCDQITYKKVVLDKNKNLGKIGEYELISTKDSEIKVYVIRTNEELLIAKNAISVWK; this comes from the coding sequence ATGAATAAAAAAGTTTTAGTAATTAATGCTGGTAGTAGTAGCATTAAATTATCACTATTTGAGAAAGACAACTTAAAATTAATCGCAAACGGACTAGCTGAAAGAATCGGTTTAGAAAATGGTCTGATTAAAATAAAGTATAATGGAAACGAACACATAAAAAATGTCGATATGCCAAACCACAAAATTGGTGTTAAACACATATTAGAATTAATGGAAGAAATTAAACTAATTACTGATATTAATGAAATTGAAATAATTGGTTTCAGGGTTGTTCATGGTGGCGATTTCTTCAAATCAGCTATTAGAATTGGTGAAGATGAAATTACAAAAATAACGCAAGCATCTATATATGCTCCGCTTCACAATCCTGGTTCACTTCAAGCAATTAGAGCATTTCAAGAAGTAATGCCAAATGCAAAATTAAGTGCAACATTTGATACATCATTTCATACAACAATTCCTGAAGTTAATTCAATATATCCAATACCATATGAGTGAACTAAAAAATTTAGTATTAAAAGATACGGTGCACATGGCATCAGTCATGATTTTATAACCCAAAAACTTGAAGAAATTCTTAAAAAAGAAAGTGTTAATTTTGTTAATTTACACATAGGAAATGGAGCAAGTTTATGTGCTGTTAAGGATTCGAAATCAATTGATACTACAATGGGCCTAACACCTCTTGCAGGGGTTATGATGGGAACAAGATCGGGTGATATTGATCCTTCAATTCATGAATTTATTGCTAATGAATTAAAATTAAATATCAAAGAAATAACATCAGAACTAAATAAAAAATCAGGATTGCTAGGAGTTAGTGGTGTATCAAATGACATGAGAGATATCATCCAAGCAATTCAAGACGGCAATAGACAAGCTCAGTTTGCCTTTGATTTATATGCACAAAAAATAATTGACTACACCGCTTTATATTTAAATAAAATTGGACCTAATGTAGACGCTATTGTTTTTACGGCTGGTGTTGGCGAAAATACACCTGAATTAAGACAAAAGGTTTGTGACCAAATCACCTATAAAAAAGTTGTTTTAGATAAAAATAAAAACTTAGGAAAAATAGGTGAATATGAACTTATTTCAACTAAAGATAGTGAAATTAAGGTGTATGTAATAAGAACCAATGAAGAATTGTTAATAGCTAAAAATGCAATATCAGTTTGGAAATAA
- the tpx gene encoding thiol peroxidase, translating into MKITFKGNEITLVGNQLKVGDVFPEFKAVGLNLSDFDYSSIKGKKKLIFSIPSIDTGVCEIETTKFMNYFKEKEDTPILVISYDLPFAFGRWCAASGNEHVQPLSEFKYNDFGVKTGTKIKELGLLTRAVFVVDENEKITHVEYVKEVGLEPNYKAVLKNFK; encoded by the coding sequence ATGAAAATAACATTTAAAGGAAATGAAATTACCTTAGTTGGAAACCAATTAAAAGTTGGAGATGTATTCCCTGAATTTAAAGCTGTAGGACTAAATTTAAGTGACTTTGACTATTCTTCAATTAAGGGAAAGAAAAAATTAATCTTTTCCATCCCTTCAATTGATACTGGCGTTTGTGAAATAGAAACTACTAAATTTATGAATTACTTCAAAGAAAAAGAAGATACACCTATCTTAGTAATTTCATACGATCTGCCATTTGCTTTTGGTAGATGATGTGCGGCTAGTGGCAATGAACATGTGCAACCATTAAGCGAGTTTAAATACAATGATTTTGGAGTTAAAACAGGAACTAAAATTAAAGAACTTGGTTTATTAACTAGAGCAGTTTTTGTAGTTGATGAAAATGAAAAAATAACACATGTCGAATATGTAAAAGAAGTAGGTTTAGAACCCAATTACAAAGCTGTTTTAAAGAACTTTAAATAA